In Flavobacterium praedii, the DNA window AAAAAATGCCTGGAAGAAGCGACACACTATTTTGATAATATTTCCCTCGATTTAATTTATGGAATTCCAAGAATGAGCAATGAAAAATGGAAGCATAATATCGAAACTGCTTTGTCTTTTGGAATACCGCATATTTCCAGTTATGCCTTGACTGTCGAACCCAAAACGGCTTTGAATAAACTCATTCAAACTGGAAAAATAGCCAAACCCAATGACGAAGTAGCCGAAGCGCATTTTCAGATTCTTGTCGAAACGCTTGAAGCAAACAATTTTATCCATTATGAATTGTCCAATTTTGGAAAAGAAAATTATTTTTCAAAGAACAATTCAGGGTATTGGTTGGGAAAGAAATATTTAGGGATTGGCCCATCATCCCATAGTTATGACGGTGTTTCTCGAAGCTGGAATGTCTCGAATAATTCCTTGTATTTAAAATCCATACAGGAAGATAAATTACCCAATGAAATTGAGATTCTCTCCGTTGCCGACCGTTACAACGAATATATTATGACTGGTTTGCGAACGATCTGGGGTGTTTCTTTGGATAGAATTGAAACTGAATTCGGAAGTGATTATCTTGATTATTTGCATAAACAAGCTCAGAAGTTTCTTGACGATGACTTACTTGAAATCGTCACTTCGAGTGATTCCGCTTTTGGGCGGAATAGTATCGAGAAGATTTTGAAACCAACTCCAAAAGGAAAATTTTTGACAGATGGAATTGCAAGTGATTTGTTTTATTTAAATTTGGAATGAAAAAGAACGCTGATAAAACGGATGCGAGCAACGCTGATAATAATCCGTAGAATCCGCGTTAGTATATCTGTAAAATCCGCGTTCAATTATGATAGCAACCATCAACAACGAATTTAAAGTCGATCTATCAAAACCGATTGATATTTCGATTCCGTTAACTAATTCAGACGAGAATCCAATTGCTTGGTACATCGAAAAACCAGTAATAGAACCCGTTGTTTTTGGTGATTGGATAGGAAGCATAAAAGAAGGAGCCTCTACAAATTTCAATAACATCTCCTTCAATCCGCACGGTCATGGAACGCATACAGAATGCCTGGGTCATATTACTCGAGAGTTTTACAGCATCAATCAATGTTTGAAACAGTTTTTCTTTTTGGCCGAACTGGTTTCAATTGTGCCGGAAATGCAAGCGGAAGACTGGGTGATCAGCAGAAATCAGGTTAAAAAAGCATTGGGCTTGAAAACTCCTGAAGCAATCATTATTCGAACATTACCCAATTTTAAAATAAAAA includes these proteins:
- a CDS encoding cyclase family protein, whose translation is MIATINNEFKVDLSKPIDISIPLTNSDENPIAWYIEKPVIEPVVFGDWIGSIKEGASTNFNNISFNPHGHGTHTECLGHITREFYSINQCLKQFFFLAELVSIVPEMQAEDWVISRNQVKKALGLKTPEAIIIRTLPNFKIKKSQKYSNTNPPYLAEDAALFIRESGIKHLLIDLPSVDKEHDEGKLLAHKAFWNVKDVNNLNASARLDCTITEMIYVADEIEDGSYLLNLQIASFENDASPSKPILYQI
- the hemW gene encoding radical SAM family heme chaperone HemW; translation: MSGIYIHIPFCKQACHYCDFHFSTSMKKKEVMVLAIAKELQMRKIEFQNELVETIYFGGGTPSVLTTEEIEFLIAEVYNHYSVVENPEITLEANPDDLTSERIAELSKSRINRLSIGIQSFFEDDLKMMNRAHNSVEAKKCLEEATHYFDNISLDLIYGIPRMSNEKWKHNIETALSFGIPHISSYALTVEPKTALNKLIQTGKIAKPNDEVAEAHFQILVETLEANNFIHYELSNFGKENYFSKNNSGYWLGKKYLGIGPSSHSYDGVSRSWNVSNNSLYLKSIQEDKLPNEIEILSVADRYNEYIMTGLRTIWGVSLDRIETEFGSDYLDYLHKQAQKFLDDDLLEIVTSSDSAFGRNSIEKILKPTPKGKFLTDGIASDLFYLNLE